Proteins encoded together in one Colius striatus isolate bColStr4 chromosome 3, bColStr4.1.hap1, whole genome shotgun sequence window:
- the LOC104554774 gene encoding zinc finger protein 501, whose translation MLAHSDQEEPPRLGRRRARGAEAALRGGCAAEDGIGSEKNAHQGIAGPAEPEGFLSGVSKENRSQSPAQDPVLPCRSERAQRPLGKRQSQVTPRGKSFRRLPDVIQQRNPSVGRLTVCGDCGKGFRVSSNLVQHRRIHTGEKPFSCSDCGESFRQRSHLVQHQRTHTGERPYECSDCGKSFSMSSKLIRHQVTHTGEKPYKCAECGKSFCGNSQLVQHRRVHTGEKPYECGACGKSFSVSSALTRHQRVHTGEKPYECQECGKSFSQSSELMKHRRVHTGERPYECSECGKSFTVSSALIQHRRFHTGERPYGCADCGKSFTVSSHLIQHRRFHAGERPFECAHCGKSFLWRSALLRHGRVHSGERPFACADCGDSFRQRAHLTQHRRTHTGERPYACARCGRGFAVSSALLRHQHVHGPQEGVCNPSSEQECHQLWTAPRQQRRGRPCAMRRQKMTVCAPPTSQSC comes from the exons ATGCTCGCCCACAGCGACCAGGAGGAGCCGCCGCGCCTcggccgccgccgggcccgCGGAGCGGAGGCCGCGCTGAGGGGAGGCTGCGCAG CTGAAGATGGGATTGGGAGCGAGAAAAATGCCCACCAAGGCATCGCTGGGCCAGCAGAGCCCGAGGGATTCCTGTCAGGAGTCTCCAAGGAGAACAGATCCCAGAGTCCTGCGCAGGACCCCGTCCTCCCGTGCAGGTCAGAAAGGGCTCAGAGACCTCTGGGGAAGAGGCAAAGCCAAGTGACACCACGGGGGAAAAGCTTCAGGAGGCTGCCAGATGTTATCCAGCAGAGAAATCCTTCTGTGGGGAGACTGACGGTCTGCGGGGACTGTGGAAAGGGCTTCAGGGTGAGCTCCAACCTCGTCCAGCACCGGAGAATCCACACCGGGGAGAAACCCTTCTCCTGCTCCGACTGCGGGGAGAGCTTCCGGCAGCGGTCGCACCTCGTCCAGCACCAGAGAACCCACACGGGGGAGAGGCCCTACGAGTGCTCTGACTGCGGCAAGAGCTTCAGCATGAGCTCGAAGCTGATCCGGCACCAGGTGACCCACACCGGGGAGAAGCCCTACAAGTGCGCCGAGTGCGGGAAGAGCTTCTGCGGGAACTCGCAGCTGGTGCAGCACCGGCGGGTGCACACCGGGGAGAAGCCCTACGAGTGCGGCGCCTGCGGGAAGAGCTTCAGCGTGAGCTCGGCCCTGACGCGGCACCAGCGCGTCCACACCGGGGAGAAGCCCTACGAGTGCCAGGAGTGCGGGAAGAGCTTCAGCCAGAGCTCCGAGCTCATGAAGCACCGGCGGGTGCACACCGGGGAGAGGCCGTACGAGTGCTCCGAGTGCGGCAAGAGCTTCACCGTGAGCTCGGCGCTCATCCAGCACCGCCGCTTCCACACGGGCGAGCGGCCCTACGGCTGCGCCGACTGCGGCAAGAGCTTCACCGTCAGCTCCCACCTCATCCAGCACCGGCGCTTCCACGCCGGGGAGCGGCCCTTCGAGTGCGCCCACTGCGGCAAGAGCTTCCTGTGGAGGTCGGCGCTGCTGCGGCACGGGCGGGTGCACAGCGGGGAGCGGCCCTTCGCCTGCGCCGACTGCGGGGACAGCTTTCGGCAGCGCGCACACCTCACCCAGCACCGGCGCACGCACACCGGCGAGCGGCCCTACGCCTGCGCCCGCTGCGGCAGGGGCTTCGCCGTCAGCTCCGCGCTGCTGCGGCACCAGCACGTCCACGGGCCCCAGGAGGG AGTGTGTAACCCCAGCAGTGAGCAGGAATGCCATCAGCTATGGACGGCTCCgaggcagcagaggagggggagacCCTGCGCTATGAGGAGACAGAAGATGACAGTGTGCG ccccaCCGACctctcagagctgctga